From the Kribbella sp. CA-293567 genome, the window TGCGCAAGAACATGCCGAAGGAGGCCCTCGAGGGCCAGGCAGCGCAGATGCAGAAGATCATGCTCTACGTCTTCCCGGTGTTCTTCCTGATCGGTGGCTTCAACTTCCCGATCGGTGTGCTGATCTACTGGTTCGTCTCCAACGTGTGGACGATGGGCCAGCAGTTCTACGTGATCCGCCGCAACCCGGCTCCGGGCACCCCGGCGTTCGACGCGCTGGAAGCCCGCAAGCGCGAGCAGAACCTGCGGGCCGGTCGACCGGCCGAAGAGGGCCTGGGCGATGAGGAGGAGGGCTCGGTCGCGACCGACCGTCGTCCGGCCAACCGCCAGCAGCCGAAGCGCCAGTCCCGGAGTACGCGCAAGACGGTTGCGCCGGCGGGCGAGTCTCCGGTGCAGGACACGCCCAGGGTTCAGGACACTCCGAAGGCAGCGAGCAACGGCCAGCAGCCGGCCAAGAAGGCCGCCGCGGCCAAGCAGACGTCGGGTGCCAAGCGACAGCCGGCCGCGAAGTCGCGGGCCGCTCGTCAGGCCGCTCAGAAGCAGGCCGCCCAGAAGAAGCCGACGCAGAAGAAGCCCGGTGGCGGCTCGTCCGGTCGCTCCTGACGCCAGGCGTCGGAACGGCCGGCTGAACCGGCACCCGTTTTTCTCTGCTGTGTACGACCTGGTCCCCGTGGGGCGGATCTCGAAAACGTGAAGGAGTGGCCGTGAGCGACGGCATGCAGAACACCGAGGCAGCGGAGAAGTCCGCGCCGGCAGACCAGCCGGGCGACCGGCTGAAGGCACTGGAGGCCGAGAGCGACATCGCGGCCGACTACCTGGAAGAGCTGCTCGACATCGCCGATCTCGACGGTGACATCGACATGGACATCGACGGCGATCGGGCCGCGGTGTCGATCGTCGGCGCGGACCTGAGCAACTTGGTCGGTGAAGGCGGCAAGGTGCTCGAGGCACTGCAGGAGCTGACCCGGCTGGCCGTTTACCGCGAGACCGGCGAGCGGTCGCGGCTGATGCTCGACGTGTCGAACTACCGGGCCAACCGGAAGGCGGAGCTGGAAGAGGTCGGACGCAAGGCGGTCGACGAGGTCAAGACCTCCGGTGCCGCGGTGAAGCTCGCTCCGATGACGCCGTTCGAGCGCAAGGTCGTGCATGACGTCGTCGCCGCGGCCGGCCTGACCA encodes:
- a CDS encoding Jag family protein; the encoded protein is MSDGMQNTEAAEKSAPADQPGDRLKALEAESDIAADYLEELLDIADLDGDIDMDIDGDRAAVSIVGADLSNLVGEGGKVLEALQELTRLAVYRETGERSRLMLDVSNYRANRKAELEEVGRKAVDEVKTSGAAVKLAPMTPFERKVVHDVVAAAGLTSESEGEEPRRRVVVQPA